One segment of Micromonospora parathelypteridis DNA contains the following:
- a CDS encoding immune inhibitor A domain-containing protein has product MNRSSHPGSRRRLLVALPVIALAATSLTVSGSAAAQSSSGTPRAVIGADEHYINYAEPEVQPDTTGREVKGKGGVYTPAAESAREFDQKHARGNPVTARQLAKDEAKSLKTGKNPRQFKKAPTTQTAKLLTLLVEFNDKANDDFTGVMVPKTVFEDRTCVPGTVQNGPKHNNIPNPATLGYEDNNSMWVPDFSPTHYNKMLYSKQGITERVRKDLKGPDNKKGIDLSGRTMHNMYLEMSKNAYTVAGQASPWITVPHSEGWYAANRCFQDETGAWVPGREQSMNGHPDNPAGAGRLATDAIDALAAKDPSFPWADYDIEDQADRDGDGNVFEPDGVIDHLVLVHAGQGKSRGGGAEGVYAVWAHSSTVAGGYSIPGTNLKVSNYIVQPEDAGVGVFAHEFGHDLGLPDLYDTSGNADSDVDFWDLMASGSHSGEIFQALPTHMGIWDKWVLGWADPLTIRPGSNPREVKLGQTSRTPIDSEDGIKVDLPDKVTTLATPHSGTKMWHSSNDQEWADVKLSRSVDVPAAADSKFWMWNNYIIEEDWDYGFVELSTDGGTSWTEQKVYDEAGIVVTTPDGYADPNGRMNDFGGKKYGLTGSTDGWRHDYVDLSAYAGTTVQVRLRLATDEAFEERNWFVDDFSVTGGGATTWSDDVEGGDNGWTATGGTFVDTTGAGWKVSSGTEVHAQYYLAEWRNFDGFDKGLQYAYDTIYSHEAWKVDRISYNAPGMLVWYRDTALGDVNHVTGQMTALPSYGAKGGLLIVDSHFDPLRRTGVAATKDPSVTDNLPSRPQSANAAFTLQKTYPFTECLEAAGEPYSAYCTKFKAQPPVKAFTDAKGWYPGIEMRDGAPYARDNDASVVLPSRNNAPYTTRVTHPDGSPAPEFYGVTLSGGAIVLGTGNPGDQGVNYGVSLTIKKAARDNSSATIFVTPSKK; this is encoded by the coding sequence ATGAACAGATCCTCCCATCCGGGGTCGCGCCGACGACTACTCGTCGCGCTACCCGTCATCGCCCTCGCGGCCACGTCACTGACCGTGAGTGGCAGCGCGGCCGCCCAGTCGTCGTCCGGCACCCCCCGGGCGGTGATCGGCGCCGATGAGCACTACATCAACTACGCCGAGCCCGAGGTGCAGCCGGACACCACCGGCCGTGAGGTCAAGGGCAAGGGCGGTGTCTACACCCCTGCCGCGGAATCCGCACGTGAGTTCGACCAGAAGCACGCCCGGGGCAACCCGGTCACCGCGCGCCAGCTGGCCAAGGACGAAGCCAAGTCGCTGAAGACGGGCAAGAACCCCCGCCAGTTCAAGAAGGCGCCGACCACCCAGACGGCGAAGCTGCTCACGCTGCTGGTGGAGTTCAACGACAAGGCGAACGACGACTTCACCGGGGTGATGGTCCCCAAGACGGTGTTCGAGGACCGGACCTGCGTCCCCGGCACCGTGCAGAACGGCCCGAAGCACAACAACATCCCGAACCCCGCGACCCTCGGGTACGAGGACAACAACTCGATGTGGGTGCCGGACTTCTCGCCGACGCACTACAACAAGATGCTCTACAGCAAGCAGGGCATCACCGAGCGCGTCCGCAAGGACCTGAAGGGCCCGGACAACAAGAAGGGCATCGACCTGTCCGGGCGCACCATGCACAACATGTACCTGGAGATGTCGAAGAACGCGTACACGGTGGCCGGGCAGGCCAGCCCGTGGATCACCGTGCCGCACTCGGAGGGCTGGTACGCGGCCAACCGCTGCTTCCAGGACGAGACCGGCGCCTGGGTGCCCGGCCGTGAGCAGTCGATGAACGGTCACCCGGACAACCCAGCCGGCGCGGGCCGGCTCGCGACCGACGCGATCGACGCGCTCGCCGCGAAGGACCCGAGCTTCCCGTGGGCGGACTACGACATCGAGGACCAGGCCGACCGGGACGGTGACGGCAACGTCTTCGAGCCCGACGGCGTGATCGACCACCTCGTGCTGGTGCACGCCGGGCAGGGCAAGTCCCGTGGCGGTGGCGCCGAGGGCGTGTACGCCGTGTGGGCGCACTCCTCCACCGTCGCCGGTGGCTACAGCATCCCGGGCACCAACCTCAAGGTGTCGAACTACATCGTGCAGCCGGAGGACGCCGGTGTCGGTGTCTTCGCCCACGAGTTCGGTCACGACCTGGGCCTGCCGGACCTCTACGACACGTCCGGCAACGCCGACTCCGACGTGGACTTCTGGGACCTGATGGCGTCGGGCTCGCACTCCGGTGAGATCTTCCAGGCGCTGCCGACGCACATGGGCATCTGGGACAAGTGGGTGCTCGGCTGGGCCGACCCGCTGACCATCCGCCCCGGGTCGAACCCCCGCGAGGTGAAGCTCGGCCAGACGTCGCGGACGCCGATCGACTCCGAGGACGGCATCAAGGTCGACCTGCCGGACAAGGTGACGACGCTGGCCACCCCGCACAGCGGCACGAAGATGTGGCACAGCAGCAACGACCAGGAGTGGGCTGACGTCAAGCTGAGTCGCTCGGTCGACGTACCGGCGGCAGCGGACTCGAAGTTCTGGATGTGGAACAACTACATCATCGAGGAGGACTGGGACTACGGCTTCGTCGAGCTCTCGACGGACGGCGGCACGTCCTGGACCGAGCAGAAGGTGTACGACGAGGCCGGCATCGTGGTCACCACGCCGGACGGCTACGCCGACCCGAACGGCCGGATGAACGACTTCGGCGGCAAGAAGTACGGCCTGACCGGCAGCACCGACGGCTGGCGGCACGACTACGTCGACCTGTCGGCGTACGCGGGCACGACCGTTCAGGTGCGGCTGCGCCTGGCCACCGACGAGGCGTTCGAAGAGCGCAACTGGTTCGTCGACGACTTCTCGGTCACCGGCGGCGGTGCCACCACGTGGAGTGACGACGTCGAGGGCGGCGACAACGGCTGGACCGCCACCGGCGGCACCTTCGTCGACACCACCGGCGCGGGCTGGAAGGTCTCCAGCGGCACCGAGGTCCACGCCCAGTACTACCTGGCCGAGTGGCGCAACTTCGACGGCTTCGACAAGGGCCTGCAGTACGCCTACGACACGATCTACTCGCACGAGGCGTGGAAGGTCGACCGGATCTCGTACAACGCGCCGGGCATGCTGGTCTGGTACCGGGACACCGCGCTCGGCGACGTCAACCACGTCACCGGGCAGATGACCGCACTGCCCAGCTACGGCGCGAAGGGCGGGCTGCTCATCGTCGACTCGCACTTCGACCCGCTCCGGCGCACGGGCGTGGCGGCTACGAAGGACCCGTCGGTGACGGACAACCTGCCCAGCCGCCCGCAGTCGGCGAACGCGGCCTTCACGCTGCAGAAGACGTACCCCTTCACGGAGTGCCTGGAGGCGGCCGGCGAGCCGTACAGCGCATACTGCACGAAGTTCAAGGCGCAGCCGCCGGTGAAGGCGTTCACCGACGCCAAGGGCTGGTACCCGGGCATCGAGATGCGCGACGGCGCTCCCTACGCCCGGGACAACGACGCGTCGGTGGTGCTGCCGTCGCGGAACAACGCGCCGTACACCACCCGGGTCACCCACCCGGACGGCAGCCCCGCGCCGGAGTTCTACGGCGTGACGCTGAGCGGTGGCGCGATCGTGCTGGGCACCGGCAACCCCGGTGACCAGGGCGTCAACTACGGCGTCTCGCTCACCATCAAGAAGGCCGCGCGGGACAACTCGTCCGCCACGATCTTCGTCACCCCGTCGAAAAAGTGA
- the acs gene encoding acetate--CoA ligase, protein MSEALANLLSETRQFPPPAELAAHANVTIDAYAEAEGDRLAFWAKQADRLAWSKKWDEVLDWSNPPFAKWFVGGQLNVAYNCLDRHVEAGRGDKVAIHWEGEPGDTRTITYADLHELTCRAANALTDLGVTAGDRVAIYLPMIPEAAVAMLACARIGAAHSVVFGGFSADSLSNRIQDASAKVVITADGGYRRGKPSALKPTVDEAVANCPSVDHVLVVRRTGEEVAWSEKDLWWHETVETASAEHTAQPFDAEHPLFILYTSGTTARPKGILHTTGGYLTQASYTANAVFDLKPETDVYWCTADIGWVTGHSYIVYGPLSNGVTQVMYEGTPDTPHKGRFWDIVEKYRVSILYTAPTLIRTMMKWGEDIPAGHDLSSLRLLGSVGEPINPEAWMWYREHIGGGALPVVDTWWQTETGAIMISPLPGVTAAKPGSAMTPLPGIVADVVDDQGQSVPNGGGGYLVLREPWPSMLRTIWGDDERFIDTYWSRFEGMYFAGDGAKKDDDGHIWLLGRVDDVMLVSGHNISTTEVESALVSHPSVAEAAVVGATDPTTGQAIVAFAIPRGSTDITGDAGEQLIADLRNHVSKTLGPIAKPRQIMLVPELPKTRSGKIMRRLLRDVAENRSLGDVTTLQDSSVMDLISSGMTGAKSDED, encoded by the coding sequence ATGAGCGAGGCATTGGCCAATCTGCTGAGTGAGACGCGCCAGTTCCCGCCGCCGGCCGAACTCGCCGCGCACGCCAACGTCACCATCGACGCGTACGCCGAGGCCGAGGGCGACCGGCTCGCCTTCTGGGCGAAGCAGGCCGACCGTCTGGCCTGGTCGAAGAAGTGGGACGAGGTGCTCGACTGGTCGAACCCACCGTTCGCCAAGTGGTTCGTCGGCGGGCAGCTCAACGTGGCGTACAACTGCCTGGACCGGCACGTCGAGGCGGGCCGCGGCGACAAGGTGGCGATTCACTGGGAGGGCGAGCCAGGCGACACCCGCACCATCACGTACGCGGATCTGCACGAGTTGACGTGCCGGGCGGCGAACGCGCTCACCGACCTGGGTGTGACCGCCGGCGACCGGGTGGCCATCTACCTGCCGATGATCCCCGAGGCGGCCGTGGCCATGTTGGCGTGCGCCCGGATCGGCGCCGCGCACAGCGTGGTCTTCGGCGGCTTCTCGGCCGACTCGCTGAGCAACCGGATCCAGGACGCCAGCGCCAAGGTGGTGATCACGGCCGATGGTGGTTACCGGCGGGGCAAGCCGTCGGCGTTGAAGCCGACCGTCGACGAGGCGGTGGCGAACTGCCCGTCGGTGGACCACGTGCTGGTGGTGCGCCGCACCGGCGAGGAGGTGGCGTGGTCGGAGAAGGACCTCTGGTGGCACGAGACGGTCGAGACCGCGTCGGCCGAGCACACCGCGCAGCCGTTCGACGCCGAGCACCCGCTGTTCATCCTCTACACCAGCGGCACCACGGCCCGGCCGAAGGGCATCCTGCACACCACGGGCGGCTACCTCACGCAGGCGTCGTACACCGCGAACGCGGTCTTCGACCTCAAGCCGGAGACGGACGTCTACTGGTGCACCGCCGACATCGGCTGGGTCACCGGGCACTCCTACATCGTGTACGGCCCGCTCTCCAACGGCGTCACCCAGGTGATGTACGAGGGCACTCCGGACACCCCACACAAGGGCCGCTTCTGGGACATCGTCGAGAAGTACCGGGTGAGCATCCTCTACACCGCGCCGACGTTGATCCGCACGATGATGAAGTGGGGCGAGGACATCCCGGCCGGCCACGACCTCTCGTCGCTGCGGCTGCTCGGCAGCGTCGGTGAGCCGATCAACCCCGAGGCCTGGATGTGGTACAGGGAGCACATCGGTGGCGGGGCACTGCCCGTCGTGGACACCTGGTGGCAGACCGAGACGGGCGCCATCATGATCTCCCCGTTGCCGGGTGTGACCGCGGCCAAGCCGGGTTCGGCGATGACCCCGCTGCCGGGCATCGTGGCTGACGTGGTGGACGACCAGGGCCAGTCGGTGCCGAACGGTGGTGGCGGCTACCTGGTGCTGCGGGAGCCGTGGCCGTCGATGCTGCGCACCATCTGGGGTGACGACGAGCGGTTCATCGACACGTACTGGTCTCGGTTCGAGGGCATGTACTTCGCTGGTGACGGGGCGAAGAAGGACGACGACGGGCACATCTGGCTGCTCGGTCGGGTGGACGACGTGATGCTGGTGTCGGGGCACAACATCTCGACGACCGAGGTGGAGTCGGCGTTGGTGTCGCACCCGTCGGTCGCCGAGGCGGCGGTGGTGGGCGCCACCGACCCGACCACCGGTCAGGCGATCGTCGCGTTCGCCATCCCGCGGGGCAGCACGGACATCACCGGCGATGCGGGCGAGCAGCTCATCGCCGACCTGCGCAACCACGTGTCGAAGACGCTCGGCCCGATCGCCAAGCCGCGGCAGATCATGCTGGTGCCGGAGCTGCCGAAGACCCGCTCCGGCAAGATCATGCGCCGGCTCCTGCGGGACGTGGCGGAGAACCGGTCACTGGGTGACGTGACCACCTTGCAGGACTCGTCGGTGATGGACCTGATCTCCTCCGGGATGACCGGCGCGAAGTCCGACGAGGACTGA
- a CDS encoding oxidoreductase has translation MTTDPLAPLLALADIAATVERARERFDQALGHRALRRHGGQVAAEVSLRSAVASAALEGAVHEREAVRAGTVTDPVLQGALRVAGALPGLSELWPKAPRQALAKLHVLAARDMVSEAELGRPVVDPVVATRLDGLAGLVAGGTKVSPLVLAAVVHGELLNLRPFAGPSGVVARGAARLVLLASGLDPRGLLAVDVGHREREPEYVGSAGAFATGTPDGLRSWLRHYMAAVEVGADQLTAIGDEILAAA, from the coding sequence GTGACCACCGACCCGCTCGCACCCCTGCTCGCGCTCGCCGACATCGCCGCCACCGTCGAGCGTGCCCGCGAGCGGTTCGACCAGGCACTCGGGCACCGGGCGCTGCGCCGGCACGGCGGACAGGTCGCGGCCGAGGTCAGCCTCCGGTCAGCGGTGGCCAGCGCCGCCCTCGAGGGGGCCGTGCACGAACGCGAGGCGGTCCGTGCCGGCACGGTCACCGATCCGGTGCTCCAGGGGGCGCTGCGGGTCGCTGGGGCGCTGCCCGGCCTGAGTGAACTCTGGCCGAAGGCCCCCCGGCAGGCGCTCGCGAAACTGCACGTGCTCGCCGCCCGGGACATGGTGTCCGAAGCCGAGCTGGGCCGTCCGGTAGTCGACCCCGTGGTCGCCACCCGCCTGGACGGGCTGGCCGGGCTGGTCGCCGGTGGCACGAAGGTCTCCCCACTGGTGCTCGCCGCCGTCGTACACGGGGAGTTGTTGAACCTGCGCCCGTTCGCCGGGCCGTCCGGCGTGGTGGCCCGTGGGGCGGCCCGGCTGGTGCTGCTCGCCAGCGGCCTCGACCCGCGGGGCCTGCTCGCCGTCGACGTCGGCCACCGTGAGCGGGAGCCCGAGTACGTCGGCTCGGCCGGCGCCTTCGCCACCGGCACCCCGGACGGGCTGCGCTCCTGGCTACGCCACTACATGGCCGCCGTCGAGGTGGGCGCCGACCAACTCACCGCCATCGGCGACGAGATCCTCGCCGCCGCCTGA
- a CDS encoding HAD family hydrolase yields MGRSAAFFDLDKTVIAKSSALAFGRPFYRDGLITRRDVVKSAYAQLMFRLGGTDEQTMARTRDYLAALCKGWQVEQVRQIVAETLHELINPYVYAEAAALIEEHQAAGRDVVLVSASGEEMVRPIGELLGVTDVIATRMAVQDGRYSGEVEFYAAGPSKVEAVGELAAARGYDLADSYAYSDSYSDRPLLECVGHPSVVNPDRQLRKLASENAWPVLEFRHPIPLGRRLRERPAVPVAAAALGVGVGVAIGIAWYGRHRRTRAAASA; encoded by the coding sequence GTGGGCCGAAGTGCCGCTTTCTTCGATCTAGACAAGACCGTCATCGCCAAGTCGAGCGCCCTGGCGTTTGGTCGGCCGTTCTACCGGGACGGGCTGATCACCCGGCGTGACGTGGTCAAGTCGGCGTACGCGCAGCTGATGTTCCGGCTGGGCGGCACCGACGAGCAGACCATGGCCCGAACACGGGACTACCTGGCTGCGCTCTGCAAGGGCTGGCAGGTGGAGCAGGTCCGCCAGATCGTCGCGGAGACACTGCACGAGCTGATCAACCCCTACGTGTACGCCGAAGCCGCCGCCCTGATCGAGGAGCACCAGGCGGCCGGGCGGGACGTGGTGCTGGTCTCGGCGTCCGGCGAGGAGATGGTCCGGCCGATCGGCGAGCTGCTCGGGGTAACCGACGTGATCGCCACCCGGATGGCGGTGCAGGACGGCCGGTACAGCGGCGAGGTCGAGTTCTACGCGGCCGGTCCGAGCAAGGTCGAGGCGGTCGGCGAGTTGGCTGCCGCCCGGGGCTACGACCTGGCCGACTCGTACGCCTACTCCGACTCGTACAGCGATCGCCCGCTTCTGGAGTGCGTCGGCCATCCCAGCGTGGTCAACCCGGACCGGCAGCTGCGCAAACTGGCCTCGGAGAACGCGTGGCCGGTGCTGGAGTTCCGGCACCCGATCCCGCTGGGCCGCCGCCTGCGGGAGCGGCCCGCCGTCCCGGTGGCTGCGGCCGCCCTGGGGGTCGGGGTGGGTGTGGCCATCGGCATCGCGTGGTACGGCCGGCACCGTCGTACCCGCGCCGCCGCCAGCGCGTGA